The Ochotona princeps isolate mOchPri1 chromosome 1, mOchPri1.hap1, whole genome shotgun sequence genome has a segment encoding these proteins:
- the SERINC1 gene encoding serine incorporator 1 isoform X1, with amino-acid sequence MGAVLGLCSVASWIPCLCGSAPCLLCRCCPSGNNSTVTRLIYALFLLVGVCVACVMLIPGMEEQLNKIPGFCENEKGVVPCNILVGYKAVYRLCFGLAMFYLLLSLLMIKVKSSSDPRAAVHNGFWFFKFAAAIAIIIGAFFIPEGTFTTVWFYVGMAGAFCFILIQLVLLIDFAHSWNESWVEKMEEGNSRCWYAALLSATALNYLLSLVAIVLFFVYYTHPASCSENKAFISVNMLLCIGASVMSILPKIQESQPRSGLLQSSVITVYTMYLTWSAMTNEPETDCNPSLLSIIGFNTTSSVPKDGQSVQWWHAQGIIGLILFLLCVLYSSIRTSNNSQVNKLTLTSDESTLIEDGARSDGSLEDGDDVHRAVDNERDGVTYSYSFFHFMLFLASLYIMMTLTNWYRYEPSREMKSQWTAVWVKISSSWIGIVLYVWTLVAPLVLTNRDFD; translated from the exons ATGGGGGCCGTCCTGGGGCTCTGCTCCGTGGCGAGCTGG ATACCCTGTTTATGTGGCAGTGCACCATGTCTGCTGTGCCGATGCTGTCCTAGTGGAAACAACTCCACTGTAACTAGATTAATCTATGCACTTTTCTTGCTTGTTGGAGTGTGTGTAGCCTGTGTAATGTTGATACCAGGAATGGAAGAACAACTGAATAAG ATCCCTGGATTTTGTGAGAATGAGAAGGGTGTGGTCCCTTGCAATATTCTGGTTGGCTATAAAGCTGTGTACCGTTTGTGCTTTGGCTTGGCTATGTTCTACCTTCTCCTCTCTTTACTGATGATCAAAGTGAAGAGCAGCAGTGACCCGAGAGCTGCAGTACACAATGG ATTCTGGTTCTTTAAATTTGCTGCAGCGATTGCAATTATTATTGGGGCATTCTTTATTCCAGAAGGAACTTTCACAACTG tgtGGTTTTATGTGGGCATGGCAGGTGCATTTTGCTTCATACTTATACAGCTGGTTTTACTTATTGATTTTGCCCATTCATGGAATGAATCATGGGTTGAAAAAATGGAAGAAGGGAACTCAAGATGTTGGTATGCAG CCTTATTATCAGCAACAGCTCTGAATTATCTGCTATCTTTAGTTGCTATCGTCTTGTTCTTTGTTTACTACACTCACCCAGCTAGTTGTTCAGAAAATAAGGCCTTCATCAGCGTCAACATGCTCCTCTGCATCGGTGCTTCTGTAATGTCTATACTGCCCAAGATTCAA GAGTCGCAACCAAGATCTGGTTTATTACAGTCTTCAGTCATTACTGTCTATACAATGTATTTGACATGGTCTGCTATGACCAATGAACcag AAACAGACTGCAACCCCAGTCTGTTAAGCATAATTGGCTTCAATACAACAAGCAGTGTCCCAAAGGATGGGCAGTCTGTCCAGTGGTGGCATGCTCAAGGAATTATAGGACTCATCCTCTTTTTACTGTGTGTATTGTATTCAAG TATCCGTACTTCGAATAACAGTCAGGTTAATAAGCTCACGCTGACAAGCGATGAATCAACGTTAATAGAAGATGGAGCCAGGAGTGATGGATCTCTCGAGGATGGCGATGATGTTCATCGAGCAGTAGATAATGAAAGGGATGGTGTTACCTACAGTTATTCCTTCTTTCACTTCATGCTTTTCCTGGCTTCACTTTATATCATGATGACCCTTACCAACTGGTACAG GTATGAACCCTCTCGTGAGATGAAGAGTCAGTGGACAGCTGTATGGGTGAAAATCTCTTCTAGCTGGATTGGCATCGTGCTGTATGTTTGGACACTGGTGGCACCACTTGTTCTTACAAATCGCGATTTTGACTAA
- the SERINC1 gene encoding serine incorporator 1 isoform X2, translating to MGAVLGLCSVASWIPCLCGSAPCLLCRCCPSGNNSTVTRLIYALFLLVGVCVACVMLIPGMEEQLNKIPGFCENEKGVVPCNILVGYKAVYRLCFGLAMFYLLLSLLMIKVKSSSDPRAAVHNGFWFFKFAAAIAIIIGAFFIPEGTFTTVWFYVGMAGAFCFILIQLVLLIDFAHSWNESWVEKMEEGNSRCWYAETDCNPSLLSIIGFNTTSSVPKDGQSVQWWHAQGIIGLILFLLCVLYSSIRTSNNSQVNKLTLTSDESTLIEDGARSDGSLEDGDDVHRAVDNERDGVTYSYSFFHFMLFLASLYIMMTLTNWYRYEPSREMKSQWTAVWVKISSSWIGIVLYVWTLVAPLVLTNRDFD from the exons ATGGGGGCCGTCCTGGGGCTCTGCTCCGTGGCGAGCTGG ATACCCTGTTTATGTGGCAGTGCACCATGTCTGCTGTGCCGATGCTGTCCTAGTGGAAACAACTCCACTGTAACTAGATTAATCTATGCACTTTTCTTGCTTGTTGGAGTGTGTGTAGCCTGTGTAATGTTGATACCAGGAATGGAAGAACAACTGAATAAG ATCCCTGGATTTTGTGAGAATGAGAAGGGTGTGGTCCCTTGCAATATTCTGGTTGGCTATAAAGCTGTGTACCGTTTGTGCTTTGGCTTGGCTATGTTCTACCTTCTCCTCTCTTTACTGATGATCAAAGTGAAGAGCAGCAGTGACCCGAGAGCTGCAGTACACAATGG ATTCTGGTTCTTTAAATTTGCTGCAGCGATTGCAATTATTATTGGGGCATTCTTTATTCCAGAAGGAACTTTCACAACTG tgtGGTTTTATGTGGGCATGGCAGGTGCATTTTGCTTCATACTTATACAGCTGGTTTTACTTATTGATTTTGCCCATTCATGGAATGAATCATGGGTTGAAAAAATGGAAGAAGGGAACTCAAGATGTTGGTATGCAG AAACAGACTGCAACCCCAGTCTGTTAAGCATAATTGGCTTCAATACAACAAGCAGTGTCCCAAAGGATGGGCAGTCTGTCCAGTGGTGGCATGCTCAAGGAATTATAGGACTCATCCTCTTTTTACTGTGTGTATTGTATTCAAG TATCCGTACTTCGAATAACAGTCAGGTTAATAAGCTCACGCTGACAAGCGATGAATCAACGTTAATAGAAGATGGAGCCAGGAGTGATGGATCTCTCGAGGATGGCGATGATGTTCATCGAGCAGTAGATAATGAAAGGGATGGTGTTACCTACAGTTATTCCTTCTTTCACTTCATGCTTTTCCTGGCTTCACTTTATATCATGATGACCCTTACCAACTGGTACAG GTATGAACCCTCTCGTGAGATGAAGAGTCAGTGGACAGCTGTATGGGTGAAAATCTCTTCTAGCTGGATTGGCATCGTGCTGTATGTTTGGACACTGGTGGCACCACTTGTTCTTACAAATCGCGATTTTGACTAA